The proteins below are encoded in one region of Kogia breviceps isolate mKogBre1 chromosome 8, mKogBre1 haplotype 1, whole genome shotgun sequence:
- the PLIN2 gene encoding perilipin-2 isoform X3 has product MASVAVEPQLSVVTRVANLPLVSSTYDLVSSAYISTKDQYPYLKSVCEMAEKGVKSITSVAVTSALPIIQKLEPQIAVANTYACKGLDRIEEKLPILNQPTNQVVANAKGAMTGAKDAVTTTVTGAKDSVASTITGVVDKTRGTVTGSVEKTKSVVSGGINIVLGSRMMQLVSSGVENALTKSELLVDQYLPLTKDELEKEAKKVEGFDPVQNPSYYIRLGSLSTKLRSWAYQQALSRVKEAKQKSQETISQLHSTVNLIEFARKNVHNANQKIQGAQDKLYLSWLEWKRSIGYDDTDESHCAEVLDLSITDLASEADEIPDIIALEEEDGPNHSHANGPQPSQSKMLNN; this is encoded by the exons ATGGCATCTGTTGCAGTTGAACCACAGCTG AGTGTGGTGACAAGGGTGGCCAACCTACCCTTGGTGAGCTCCACATATGACCTTGTCTCCTCGGCTTACATCAGTACGAAGGATCAGTATCCCTACTTGAAGTCTGTGTGTGAGATGGCAGAGAAGGGCGTGAAGAGCATCACCTCGGTGGCCGTGACGAGTGCTCTGCCAATCATCCAAAAGCTAGAGCCACAAA TTGCCGTTGCCAATACCTATGCCTGTAAGGGGCTAGACAGGATTGAGGAGAAACTGCCTATTCTGAATCAGCCAACAAACCAG GTTGTGGCCAATGCCAAAGGAGCTATGACTGGGGCAAAAGATGCTGTGACGACTACTGTGACTGGGGCCAAGGATTCTGTGGCCAGCACAATCACTGGGGTGGTGGACAAGACCAGAGGAACAGTGACCGGCAGTGTGGAGAAGACCAAATCCGTGGTCAGTGGCGGCATTAACATAGTCCTGGGAAGTCGGATGATGCAGCTGGTGAGCAGTGGAGTAGAAAACGCGCTCACCAAATCAGAGCTGCTGGTAGACCAGTACCTCCCTCTCACCAAGGATGAACTAG aaaaagaagccaaaaaagTGGAAGGATTTGATCCTGTTCAGAATCCAAGTTATTATATCAGACTGGGATCCCTGTCCACCAAGCTCCGCTCATGGGCCTACCAGCAGGCCCTCAGCAGGGTTAAAGAAGCTAAGCAAAAAAGCCAAGAGACCATTTCTCAGCTCCATTCCACTGTCAACCTG ATTGAATTTGCCAGGAAGAATGTGCATAATGCCAACCAGAAAATTCAGGGTGCTCAGGATAAGCTCTATCTGTCCTGGCTGGAGTGGAAGAGAAGCATCGGCTACGATGATACAGATGAATCCCACTGTGCTGAG GTACTTGATTTAAGTATCACAGACTTGGCATCTGAGGCTGATGAAATTCCAGATATTATAGCTTTGGAAGAGGAGGATGGACCAAATCATTCACATGCCAATGGCCCTCAGCCTTCTCAGAGTAAAATGttgaataactaa
- the PLIN2 gene encoding perilipin-2 isoform X1, whose protein sequence is MASVAVEPQLSVVTRVANLPLVSSTYDLVSSAYISTKDQYPYLKSVCEMAEKGVKSITSVAVTSALPIIQKLEPQIAVANTYACKGLDRIEEKLPILNQPTNQVVANAKGAMTGAKDAVTTTVTGAKDSVASTITGVVDKTRGTVTGSVEKTKSVVSGGINIVLGSRMMQLVSSGVENALTKSELLVDQYLPLTKDELEKEAKKVEGFDPVQNPSYYIRLGSLSTKLRSWAYQQALSRVKEAKQKSQETISQLHSTVNLIEFARKNVHNANQKIQGAQDKLYLSWLEWKRSIGYDDTDESHCAEHIESRTLAIARNLTQQLQTTCHTLLSNIQGLPQNIQDQANHLGVMAGDIYSVFRNVASFKEVSDGLLASSKGQLQKMKESLDDVMDYLVNNTPLNWLVGPFYPQVAESQHAQAQGTARRPGSSSPKHIKPVPVSSAQGSQPDDASSYVETC, encoded by the exons ATGGCATCTGTTGCAGTTGAACCACAGCTG AGTGTGGTGACAAGGGTGGCCAACCTACCCTTGGTGAGCTCCACATATGACCTTGTCTCCTCGGCTTACATCAGTACGAAGGATCAGTATCCCTACTTGAAGTCTGTGTGTGAGATGGCAGAGAAGGGCGTGAAGAGCATCACCTCGGTGGCCGTGACGAGTGCTCTGCCAATCATCCAAAAGCTAGAGCCACAAA TTGCCGTTGCCAATACCTATGCCTGTAAGGGGCTAGACAGGATTGAGGAGAAACTGCCTATTCTGAATCAGCCAACAAACCAG GTTGTGGCCAATGCCAAAGGAGCTATGACTGGGGCAAAAGATGCTGTGACGACTACTGTGACTGGGGCCAAGGATTCTGTGGCCAGCACAATCACTGGGGTGGTGGACAAGACCAGAGGAACAGTGACCGGCAGTGTGGAGAAGACCAAATCCGTGGTCAGTGGCGGCATTAACATAGTCCTGGGAAGTCGGATGATGCAGCTGGTGAGCAGTGGAGTAGAAAACGCGCTCACCAAATCAGAGCTGCTGGTAGACCAGTACCTCCCTCTCACCAAGGATGAACTAG aaaaagaagccaaaaaagTGGAAGGATTTGATCCTGTTCAGAATCCAAGTTATTATATCAGACTGGGATCCCTGTCCACCAAGCTCCGCTCATGGGCCTACCAGCAGGCCCTCAGCAGGGTTAAAGAAGCTAAGCAAAAAAGCCAAGAGACCATTTCTCAGCTCCATTCCACTGTCAACCTG ATTGAATTTGCCAGGAAGAATGTGCATAATGCCAACCAGAAAATTCAGGGTGCTCAGGATAAGCTCTATCTGTCCTGGCTGGAGTGGAAGAGAAGCATCGGCTACGATGATACAGATGAATCCCACTGTGCTGAG CACATAGAGTCACGTACTCTTGCTATTGCCCGAAACCTGACTCAGCAGCTCCAGACCACATGCCACACCCTCCTGTCCAACATTCAAGGGTTACCGCAGAACATCCAAGATCAGGCCAACCACTTGGGGGTGATGGCTGGCGACATCTACTCAGTGTTTCGCAATGTTGCCTCCTTTAAGGAAGTGTCTGACGGCCTCCTCGCTTCCAGCAAGGGGCAGCTGCAGAAAATGAAGGAGTCTTTAGATGATGTGATGGATTATCTTGTTAACAACACACCCCTCAACTGGCTGGTAGGTCCCTTTTATCCTCAGGTGGCTGAGTCTCAGCATGCTCAGGCCCAAGGTACAGCCAGGAGGCCCGGCAGCTCGAGCCCGAAACACATTAAACCTGTCCCTGTCAGCAGTGCGCAGGGCAGCCAGCCAGATGACGCCTCCTCTTATGTCGAAACCTGCTAG
- the PLIN2 gene encoding perilipin-2 isoform X2 — protein MASVAVEPQLSVVTRVANLPLVSSTYDLVSSAYISTKDQYPYLKSVCEMAEKGVKSITSVAVTSALPIIQKLEPQIAVANTYACKGLDRIEEKLPILNQPTNQVVANAKGAMTGAKDAVTTTVTGAKDSVASTITGVVDKTRGTVTGSVEKTKSVVSGGINIVLGSRMMQLVSSGVENALTKSELLVDQYLPLTKDELEKEAKKVEGFDPVQNPSYYIRLGSLSTKLRSWAYQQALSRVKEAKQKSQETISQLHSTVNLIEFARKNVHNANQKIQGAQDKLYLSWLEWKRSIGYDDTDESHCAEHIESRTLAIARNLTQQLQTTCHTLLSNIQGLPQNIQDQANHLGVMAGDIYSVFRNVASFKEVSDGLLASSKGQLQKMKESLDDVMDYLVNNTPLNWLVLDLSITDLASEADEIPDIIALEEEDGPNHSHANGPQPSQSKMLNN, from the exons ATGGCATCTGTTGCAGTTGAACCACAGCTG AGTGTGGTGACAAGGGTGGCCAACCTACCCTTGGTGAGCTCCACATATGACCTTGTCTCCTCGGCTTACATCAGTACGAAGGATCAGTATCCCTACTTGAAGTCTGTGTGTGAGATGGCAGAGAAGGGCGTGAAGAGCATCACCTCGGTGGCCGTGACGAGTGCTCTGCCAATCATCCAAAAGCTAGAGCCACAAA TTGCCGTTGCCAATACCTATGCCTGTAAGGGGCTAGACAGGATTGAGGAGAAACTGCCTATTCTGAATCAGCCAACAAACCAG GTTGTGGCCAATGCCAAAGGAGCTATGACTGGGGCAAAAGATGCTGTGACGACTACTGTGACTGGGGCCAAGGATTCTGTGGCCAGCACAATCACTGGGGTGGTGGACAAGACCAGAGGAACAGTGACCGGCAGTGTGGAGAAGACCAAATCCGTGGTCAGTGGCGGCATTAACATAGTCCTGGGAAGTCGGATGATGCAGCTGGTGAGCAGTGGAGTAGAAAACGCGCTCACCAAATCAGAGCTGCTGGTAGACCAGTACCTCCCTCTCACCAAGGATGAACTAG aaaaagaagccaaaaaagTGGAAGGATTTGATCCTGTTCAGAATCCAAGTTATTATATCAGACTGGGATCCCTGTCCACCAAGCTCCGCTCATGGGCCTACCAGCAGGCCCTCAGCAGGGTTAAAGAAGCTAAGCAAAAAAGCCAAGAGACCATTTCTCAGCTCCATTCCACTGTCAACCTG ATTGAATTTGCCAGGAAGAATGTGCATAATGCCAACCAGAAAATTCAGGGTGCTCAGGATAAGCTCTATCTGTCCTGGCTGGAGTGGAAGAGAAGCATCGGCTACGATGATACAGATGAATCCCACTGTGCTGAG CACATAGAGTCACGTACTCTTGCTATTGCCCGAAACCTGACTCAGCAGCTCCAGACCACATGCCACACCCTCCTGTCCAACATTCAAGGGTTACCGCAGAACATCCAAGATCAGGCCAACCACTTGGGGGTGATGGCTGGCGACATCTACTCAGTGTTTCGCAATGTTGCCTCCTTTAAGGAAGTGTCTGACGGCCTCCTCGCTTCCAGCAAGGGGCAGCTGCAGAAAATGAAGGAGTCTTTAGATGATGTGATGGATTATCTTGTTAACAACACACCCCTCAACTGGCTG GTACTTGATTTAAGTATCACAGACTTGGCATCTGAGGCTGATGAAATTCCAGATATTATAGCTTTGGAAGAGGAGGATGGACCAAATCATTCACATGCCAATGGCCCTCAGCCTTCTCAGAGTAAAATGttgaataactaa